In Dehalococcoidia bacterium, one genomic interval encodes:
- a CDS encoding ABC-2 family transporter protein → MLRQLRFVRAYVALNFAAAMEYRAAFLSQVLGMMANNAIVAVFWWIFFLRFPNVAGWRLSDELLIWAVVATSFGLANGIFGNCARIATLIMQGQLDYYLALPKDALLHALVSRMGPSAWGDAAFGVLVFLLAGQPSPGRVLLFALFSATGCTIFVAYGVLTGSLAFWTGGAEAAAQQAGNALTNFALYPGGVFRDWVRLLTFTLIPAGALSHLPVALLRRPQPAEIAGVVAFAAGSLALAVAVFQLGLRRYQSGNLVDLRG, encoded by the coding sequence ATGCTGCGCCAGTTGCGCTTCGTGCGGGCCTACGTCGCGCTCAACTTCGCGGCGGCGATGGAGTACCGCGCGGCCTTCCTCTCGCAGGTGCTGGGCATGATGGCGAACAATGCGATCGTGGCCGTCTTCTGGTGGATCTTCTTCCTGCGCTTCCCCAACGTCGCCGGCTGGCGCCTCTCGGACGAGCTGCTGATCTGGGCGGTGGTCGCCACCTCGTTCGGGCTGGCGAACGGTATCTTCGGCAACTGCGCCCGCATCGCCACACTGATCATGCAGGGGCAGCTCGACTACTACCTGGCCCTGCCCAAAGACGCGCTGCTGCACGCGCTGGTCAGCCGCATGGGGCCCTCGGCCTGGGGCGACGCGGCCTTCGGCGTGCTCGTCTTTCTGCTCGCCGGGCAGCCCTCGCCAGGGCGGGTGCTGCTCTTCGCGCTGTTCTCGGCCACGGGCTGCACGATCTTCGTCGCCTACGGCGTGCTGACCGGCTCGCTCGCCTTCTGGACCGGCGGCGCCGAGGCGGCCGCGCAGCAGGCGGGCAACGCGCTGACGAACTTCGCGCTCTACCCCGGCGGCGTCTTCCGCGACTGGGTGCGCCTGCTCACCTTCACGCTGATTCCCGCCGGGGCGCTGAGCCATCTGCCCGTGGCGCTGCTGCGCCGGCCGCAACCGGCCGAGATCGCCGGCGTTGTCGCCTTCGCGGCCGGCTCACTGGCGCTGGCGGTCGCCGTCTTTCAGCTCGGCCTGCGCCGCTACCAGTCCGGCAACCTGGTGGATCTGCGCGGCTGA